The nucleotide sequence GCAGCCGAGCTCCTGCTCGACCTGCCCGAAGAGCAGCGGCCGACCGGCATCTTCTGCTTCAACGACCGCATGGCGGCCGGCGTGTACATCGCCGCGCACCGCCGCGGGCTCGACATCCCCCGCGATCTCTCCGTCGTCGGCTTCGATGACCAGCAGCTGATCGCGGCGGAACAGGATCCCCCACTCACCACCGTCGCTCTGCCCCATTACGCCATGGGCCGCTGGGCGATGGAGGTCGCGCTCGGCGTCCGCGCGGAAGGGGATGAGGACGCCACGCACCTGATGGAGTGTCCCGTCATCCGACGAGACTCCGTAGGCCCGCCGCCGGCGCAAGTCGCCAAACCGAACCGGCGACGGGCTTCACACACCGAGCGGCCGCCGCAGGCGGCCACCGATCAGTGACCCACGCGGGCGTGAGTCACCAAGAAAAGGAAACCACAACAATGCGCACAAGGACCCCGATCCTCGTGTCCGCGGGCCTGGTCACGGCGATCGCCCTGACCGGCTGCGGGCAGGCCGGCCAAGGAGACACCACCACAGCGGACGGCCGCACCCCGTTGACGATGTGGACCCACTCCGCGGGCAACCCCGCTGAGCTCGAGGTCTACGAGCAGATCATCTCCGACTTCAACGCGTCGCAGGACGACTACGAGGTCGTGCACGAGTCGTTCCCGCAGGGCGCCTACAACGACGCGATCGTCGCGGCCGCAGCATCCGGTGATCTGCCCTGCCTTCTCGACCTCGACGGCCCGATCATGCCCAACTGGGCCTGGGCCGGCTACCTGCAGCCGCTCGGCATCTCGACCGACATCACCGACTCCCTCCTCCCGACCGCGGTCGGCGTGTGGGACGACGAGATCTACTCGGCCGGCTACTGGGATGCCGCGCTCAGCATCTTCGCGCGCAAGTCGGTGCTCGAGGCGAACGGCGTCCGCATCCCGACCGTCGAGGAGCCGTGGACGGAGGACGAGTTCGCCGACGTTCTGGCCACGCTGAAGTCCGCCGGGTACGACACCCCGATCGACATCGGCGCCGAGGACAAGGGCGAGTGGTGGCCCTACGCGTACTCGCCGTTCCTGCAGAGCTTCGGCGGCGACCTGATCGACCGCGACACCATGCTCTCGGCCGATGGCGCGCTCAACGGCCCCGACGCGGTCGCGTGGGGTGAGTGGTTCCAGGGTCTCTTCGCCGACGGATACGCGAACAACAGCGGCACGATCGGCAACCAGGAGTTCATCGACGACGAGGTGGCCCTCAGCTACACGGGCGTCTGGAACGCCGTGACCGCACTCGACGAGGTGGGCGACGACCTGCTGATCCTGCCCCCGCCGGACCTGGGCAACGGCCCGAAGATCGGCGGCGGCTCGTGGCAGTGGGCGATCTCCTCGTCGTGCGACGACGCGGACGGTGCCCGCGCATACCTCGAGTTCAGCTTCCAGGACAAGTACCTCACCGAGTTCGCCGACAAGCAGGTCGTGATCCCCGCCACGGAGGCCGCGGCCGAGGCGTCGAAGTACTTCGGCGAGGACGGCGCCCTGC is from Microbacterium sp. LWH3-1.2 and encodes:
- a CDS encoding sugar ABC transporter substrate-binding protein; protein product: MRTRTPILVSAGLVTAIALTGCGQAGQGDTTTADGRTPLTMWTHSAGNPAELEVYEQIISDFNASQDDYEVVHESFPQGAYNDAIVAAAASGDLPCLLDLDGPIMPNWAWAGYLQPLGISTDITDSLLPTAVGVWDDEIYSAGYWDAALSIFARKSVLEANGVRIPTVEEPWTEDEFADVLATLKSAGYDTPIDIGAEDKGEWWPYAYSPFLQSFGGDLIDRDTMLSADGALNGPDAVAWGEWFQGLFADGYANNSGTIGNQEFIDDEVALSYTGVWNAVTALDEVGDDLLILPPPDLGNGPKIGGGSWQWAISSSCDDADGARAYLEFSFQDKYLTEFADKQVVIPATEAAAEASKYFGEDGALRPFVEFSQQYAVLRPETPAYAVISTTFETAAKDIMNGADVQQTLDQAVSEIDANIESNDGYGFQ